In Corvus moneduloides isolate bCorMon1 chromosome 12, bCorMon1.pri, whole genome shotgun sequence, the following proteins share a genomic window:
- the DEF8 gene encoding differentially expressed in FDCP 8 homolog: MASDERLARFRQAHLNPFNKTPEQPECPDGEPPAPAQQPDPTPGDLEGALDLGLAEDHFSRPVGLILASDVPQLRQAIEECKRVILALPEHSERQKDAVVRLIHLRLKLQELKDPGEDEPNIRVVLEHRFYKEKSKSVKQMCDKCSTIIWGLIQTWYTCTGCYYRCHSKCLPLVSRPCVRAQVSHQAEYQLSICPESGLDSQDYRCAECRAPISLRGVPSEARQCDYTGLYYCSSCHWNDLAVVPARAIHNWDFEPRKVSRCSMRYLALMVSRPVLKLREINPLLFNYVEELVEIRKLRQDILLMKPYFITCKEAMEARLLLQLQDRQHFVENDEMYSLQDLIDIEAGRLGCSLTEIHTLFAKHIKLDCERCQAKGFVCELCREGDVLFPFDSHTSVCADCSAVFHRDCYYDNSTTCPRCARLSLRKQSLFQDSSTEAEP, encoded by the exons ATGGCATCGGATGAGCGGCTGGCCCGCTTCCGCCAGGCCCACCTCAACCCCTTCAACAAGACCCCTGAGCAGCCGGAGTGCCCCGACGGAGAACCCCCTGCCCCAG CCCAGCAGCCGGATCCCACCCCAGGGGACCTCGAGGGCGCCCTGGACCTGGGGCTGGCTGAGGACCACTTCTCCCGCCCTGTG gggCTGATCCTGGCGTCGGACGTGCCGCAGCTGCGCCAGGCCATCGAGGAGTGCAAGCGGGTGATCCTGGCGCTGCCTGAGCACTCGGAGCGGCAGAAGGATGCCGTGGTTCGGCTCATCCACCTCCGCCTcaagctgcaggagctgaag GACCCTGGTGAGGATGAGCCCAACATCCGGGTGGTCCTGGAGCATCGTTTCTACAAGGAGAAGAGCAAGAGCGTCAAGCAGATGTGTGACAAGTGCAGCACCATCATCTGGGGGCTCATCCAGACCTGGTACACCTGCACAG GCTGCTACTACCGCTGCCACAGCAAGTGCCTGCCGCTGGTGAGCCGGCCCTGTGTGCGGGCCCAGGTGAGCCACCAAGCCGAGTACCAGCTCAGCATCTGCCCCGAGAGTGGACTGGACAGCCAGGACTATCGCTGTGCTGAGTGCCGGGCCCCCATCTCCCTCC GGGGGGTGCCCAGTGAGGCCCGACAGTGCGACTACACCGGCCTCTACTActgctccagctgccactgGAACGACCTGGCCGTGGTGCCCGCCCGTGCCATCCACAACTGGGACTTCGAGCCCCGCAAG GTGTCGCGGTGCAGCATGAGGTACCTGGCACTGATGGTGTCACGGCCGGTGCTGAAGCTGCGGGAGATCAACCCACTGCTCTTCAACTATGtggaggagctggtggagaTCCGG AAGCTGCGCCAGGACATCCTGCTGATGAAGCCCTACTTCATCACCTGCAAGGAGGCGATGGAGGcgcggctgctgctgcag ctgcaggacCGACAGCACTTTGTGGAGAACGATGAGATGTACTCGCTGCAGGACCTGATCGACATCGAGGCCGGGCGCCTCGGCTGCTCCCTCACTGAGATCCACACGCTCTTTGCCAAGCACATCAAGCTGGACTGCGAG CGATGCCAGGCCAAGGGCTTCGTCTGTGAGCTGTGCCGGGAGGGCGACGTGCTCTTCCCCTTCGACAGCCACACCTCGGTCTGCGCTGACTGCTCTGCCGTCTTCCACAG GGACTGCTACTATGACAACTCCACCACCTGTCCCCGGTGCGCCCGGCTGAGCCTGCGGAAGCAATCCTTGTTCCAGGACTCCAGCACGgaagcagagccctga
- the TUBB3 gene encoding tubulin beta-3 chain, which translates to MSTLASLRLLRKPWNASKGNQSNATVGASSGWCQGLDIPNELFLVLGLVSLVENLLVVAAILKNRNLHSPTYYFICCLAVSDMLVSISNLAEMLLMLLLEHGVLVMRPSIIRHMDSVIDMLICSSVMSSLSFPGVIAVDRYITIFYALRYHSIMTLQRAVVTMVSIWLASTVSSTVLIAYYSSNTILLCLIGFFLFMLVLMLVLYIHMFTLARHHLHSISSQQKPPTTHRGGSLKGAITLTILLGVFFICWGPFFFHLILIVTCPTNPFCICFFSYFNLFLILIICNSVIDPLIYAFRSQELRRTLREVVTCSWTRRRRRLGMLPPTPGAPRVPPRVPGCPRCPRVRGAPSAVPPAGAGSPLRRGGAWPRAGPGGAWRAVPVPQGCCGAAAAAADWLRAAVTSAAGPVRRREPIKDAAAAAPPPALPVPLRSGAAPLPAPARSRPAPLRPGRTMREIVHIQAGQCGNQIGAKFWEVISDEHGIDPSGNYVGDSDLQLERISVYYNEASSHKYVPRAILVDLEPGTMDSVRSGAFGHLFRPDNFIFGQSGAGNNWAKGHYTEGAELVDSVLDVVRKECENCDCLQGFQLTHSLGGGTGSGMGTLLISKVREEYPDRIMNTFSVVPSPKVSDTVVEPYNATLSIHQLVENTDETYCIDNEALYDICFRTLKLATPTYGDLNHLVSATMSGVTTSLRFPGQLNADLRKLAVNMVPFPRLHFFMPGFAPLTARGSQQYRALTVPELTQQMFDAKNMMAACDPRHGRYLTVATVFRGRMSMKEVDEQMLAIQSKNSSYFVEWIPNNVKVAVCDIPPRGLKMSSTFIGNSTAIQELFKRISEQFTAMFRRKAFLHWYTGEGMDEMEFTEAESNMNDLVSEYQQYQDATAEEEGEMYEDDEEESEAQGAK; encoded by the exons ATGTCGACGCTGGCCTCCCTGCGTCTGCTGCGCAAGCCCTGGAATGCCAGCAAGGGCAACCAGAGTAATGCCACGGTCGGGGCCAGCAGCGGCTGGTGCCAGGGGCTGGACATTCCCAATGAGCTGTTCCTCGTGCTGGGGCTGGTGAGCCTGGTGGAGAACCTGCTGGTGGTGGCCGCCATCCTGAAGAACAGGAACCTGCACTCGCCTACCTACTACTTTAtctgctgcctggctgtgtcTGACATGCTGGTGAGCATCAGCAACCTGGCAGAGATGCTcctcatgctgctgctggagcacgGGGTGCTGGTGATGCGCCCCAGCATCATCCGCCACATGGACAGCGTCATCGACATGCTCATCTGCAGCTCGGTCAtgtcttccctctccttcccgGGGGTCATCGCCGTTGACCGTTACATCACCATCTTCTATGCCCTGCGCTACCACAGCATCATGACACTCCAGCGGGCCGTGGTCACCATGGTCAGCATCTGGCTGGCCAGCACTGTCTCCAGCACCGTCTTGATCGCCTACTACAGCAGCAACACCATCCTCCTCTGCCTCATcggctttttcctcttcatgcTGGTCCTCATGCTGGTGCTCTACATCCACATGTTCACCCTGGCCCGCCACCACCTCCACAGCATCTCCAGCCAGCAGAAGCCACCCACCACCCACCGTGGTGGCAGCCTGAAGGGTGCCATCACCCTCACCATCCTCCTGGGTGTCTTCTTTATCTGCTGGGGGCCCTTCTTCTTCCACCTCATCCTCATCGTCACCTGTCCCACCAACCCCTTCTGCATCTGCTTCTTCAGCTACTTCaacctcttcctcatcctcatcatctGTAACTCGGTGATTGACCCCCTCATCTACGCCTTCCGGAGCCAGGAGCTCCGGCGGACGCTGCGGGAGGTGGTGACGTGCTCGTGG acccgccgccgccgccgcctcgggATGCTCCCGCCGACGCCGGGCGCTCCCAGGGTCCCCCCACGGGTCCCGGGGTGTCCCCGCTGCCCGCGGGTGCGGGGTGCCCCCTCGGCCGTGCCCCCCGCGGGTGCCGGGTCCCCGCTCCGCCGCGGCGGGGCGTggccgcgggcggggccgggcggggcgtggcgggcggtgccggtgccgcagGGCTGTTGCGGCGCTGCGGCGGCGGCCGCTGATTGGCTGCGGGCGGCGGTGACGTCAGCGGCCGGCCCGGTGCGGCGGCGGGAGCCTATAAAGGATGCGGCGGCGGCCGCACCGCCCCCcgcgctcccggtgccgctccgCTCCGGTGCCGCTCCGCTCCCGGCCCCAGCCCGCTCCCGTCCCGCTCCGCTCCGGCCCGGCCGCACCATGAGGGAGATCGTCCACATCCAGGCGGGGCAATGCGGCAACCAGATCGGCGCCAAG TTTTGGGAGGTGATCAGCGACGAGCACGGCATCGACCCCAGCGGCAACTACGTGGGGGACTCGGACCTGCAGCTTGAACGCATCAGTGTCTACTACAATGAGGCCTCTT CTCACAAGTACGTGCCTCGCGCCATCCTGGTGGACCTGGAGCCGGGGACGATGGACAGCGTGCGCTCGGGTGCCTTCGGCCACCTCTTCCGCCCTGACAACTTCATCTTTG ggcagAGCGGTGCCGGGAACAACTGGGCAAAGGGGCACTACACAGAGGGGGCCGAGCTGGTGGACTCGGTGCTGGACGTGGTGCGGAAGGAGTGTGAGAACTGCGACTGCCTGCAGGGTTTCCAGCTGACCCACTCTCTGGGCGGGGGCACCGGCTCGGGCATGGGCACCCTCCTCATCAGCAAGGTGCGGGAGGAGTACCCAGACCGCATCATGAACACCTTCAGCGTGGTGCCATCCCCCAAGGTGTCGGACACGGTGGTGGAGCCCTACAACGCCACGCTGTCCATCCACCAGCTGGTGGAGAACACGGATGAGACGTACTGCATCGACAACGAGGCGCTCTACGACATCTGCTTCCGCACCCTCAAACTGGCCACTCCCACCTACGGTGACCTCAACCACCTTGTCTCGGCCACCATGAGCGGCGTCACCACCTCCCTGCGCTTCCCTGGCCAGCTCAATGCTGACCTCCGCAAGCTGGCCGTCAACATGGTGCCCTTCCCTCGGCTGCACTTCTTCATGCCCGGCTTTGCCCCGCTGACAGCACGTGGCAGCCAGCAGTACCGCGCCCTCACCGTGCCCGAGCTCACCCAGCAGATGTTTGATGCCAAGAACATGATGGCCGCCTGTGACCCCCGCCATGGCCGCTACCTCACCGTGGCCACCGTCTTCCGTGGCCGCATGTCCATGAAGGAGGTGGATGAACAGATGTTGGCCATCCAGAGCAAGAACAGCTCCTACTTTGTGGAGTGGATCCCCAACAATGTCAAGGTGGCCGTGTGTGACATCCCACCACGGGGCCTGAAGATGTCCTCCACCTTCATCGGGAACAGCACGGCCATCCAGGAGCTCTTCAAGCGCATCTCGGAGCAGTTCACAGCCATGTTCCGCCGCAAAGCCTTCCTGCACTGGTACACAGGTGAGGGGATGGACGAGATGGAGTTCACCGAGGCTGAGAGCAACATGAATGACCTGGTGTCCGAGTACCAGCAGTACCAGGACGCCACGGCCGAGGAGGAGGGTGAGATGTACGAGGACGACGAGGAGGAGTCGGAGGCGCAGGGCGCCAAGTGA